From Alcaligenes faecalis, the proteins below share one genomic window:
- a CDS encoding transglycosylase SLT domain-containing protein — MQKLIDVILGLLALFFRPEKVEAVPASVETKPLRRLAWGRKVSQAFRDRLFEICQILGVEPDYLMACMAFESAETFSPSIKNAAGSGATGLIQFMPNTAKGLGTTTAALAMLTAEQQLEWVLAYFMPYKGRLKTLADVYMAILWPAAIGKADGWTLWDKASRPTTYRQNAGLDLNKDGKITKAEAAAKVLAKLERGRQAQFQWEGT; from the coding sequence ATGCAGAAATTGATTGATGTGATTCTGGGCCTGTTGGCCCTTTTTTTTCGTCCGGAGAAAGTGGAGGCTGTGCCGGCATCCGTCGAGACCAAGCCGCTGCGTCGGCTCGCCTGGGGCCGCAAGGTATCTCAGGCGTTCCGTGATCGTCTGTTCGAGATCTGCCAGATCCTGGGCGTAGAGCCAGACTACCTGATGGCGTGCATGGCGTTTGAGTCAGCTGAGACATTCAGCCCGTCGATTAAGAACGCTGCTGGCAGTGGGGCGACAGGTCTGATTCAGTTCATGCCGAACACTGCCAAGGGCCTGGGCACGACGACAGCGGCACTGGCAATGTTGACGGCCGAGCAGCAGCTTGAATGGGTGTTGGCGTATTTCATGCCATACAAAGGCCGACTCAAGACGCTGGCCGATGTCTATATGGCGATCTTATGGCCAGCGGCCATTGGCAAGGCTGATGGCTGGACGCTGTGGGATAAAGCCAGCCGACCCACGACTTACCGACAGAATGCGGGTCTTGACCTGAATAAGGACGGCAAGATCACAAAAGCCGAAGCGGCGGCCAAGGTGCTGGCCAAGTTGGAGCGCGGGCGCCAAGCGCAGTTTCAGTGGGAGGGCACATGA
- a CDS encoding lysozyme: protein MAILQYFESCSLEAYWDTDGKVWIIGWGDAGPDVAEGLRITQAEADECLKRRLACEFVPGVLKALSRPANQAQLDAMVDLAYIIGVSAFQGFTLVRLFNAGDQAGAAEQS from the coding sequence TTGGCCATCCTGCAGTATTTCGAGAGTTGTTCGTTGGAAGCATATTGGGATACTGACGGCAAAGTATGGATAATCGGCTGGGGTGACGCAGGACCAGACGTGGCGGAAGGTCTGCGTATTACCCAGGCCGAGGCTGATGAATGCCTGAAGCGCCGACTAGCTTGCGAATTCGTGCCAGGTGTTCTGAAAGCCCTGAGTCGTCCTGCGAACCAGGCCCAGCTTGATGCCATGGTGGACCTGGCCTACATCATCGGCGTCTCGGCATTTCAAGGTTTTACGCTGGTGCGCTTGTTCAATGCCGGCGACCAGGCTGGCGCTGCAGAGCAGTCCTGA
- a CDS encoding GlxA family transcriptional regulator, which produces MSKPLPLVALVTYPHFSPFHFGVPYLIFSSPLPEHALFDLRIVTPGGTALPAERALLVQPDGGLELLTQADIVVIPGWHDLDESPEPKLIAALLQARQRGAHIVGLCYGAYALAYAGLLDGKRASTHWMAEPDFKLRFPQVQLDMNALYVDDEGLITSAGTGASLDCCLYIVRKFYGQKTANKVARMMVVPPHREGGQAQFIEQPVAPSTQDARINPLLDYLREHLNQTHSVDALAQRAAMSRRTFTRHFSKATGMSFKEWLINERLQRTRELLESTSLPVETISDLVGFQTPTSLRQHFKRRNQVSPSEWRTTFGCS; this is translated from the coding sequence ATGTCAAAGCCACTTCCCCTCGTAGCTCTCGTTACTTACCCGCATTTCAGCCCGTTTCATTTTGGTGTGCCGTACTTGATTTTCAGCTCCCCTTTGCCTGAGCATGCTCTGTTCGACCTGAGGATCGTCACACCGGGAGGCACAGCATTGCCTGCCGAACGCGCATTGCTTGTTCAACCCGATGGCGGGCTGGAGTTGCTTACGCAAGCAGACATCGTCGTGATTCCCGGTTGGCATGATCTGGACGAAAGTCCTGAGCCAAAGTTGATAGCCGCCTTGCTCCAGGCTCGCCAGCGAGGAGCCCATATAGTGGGTCTGTGCTACGGCGCGTATGCACTGGCCTATGCCGGCTTGCTTGATGGAAAACGCGCTTCCACACACTGGATGGCGGAGCCAGATTTCAAGCTTCGCTTTCCGCAAGTGCAGTTAGACATGAATGCGCTGTATGTAGATGATGAGGGCCTGATCACATCTGCTGGTACAGGAGCGAGCTTGGACTGTTGCCTCTATATCGTGCGCAAGTTCTACGGCCAAAAAACGGCGAACAAGGTCGCTCGGATGATGGTTGTACCGCCTCACCGCGAAGGTGGGCAAGCGCAGTTTATTGAACAACCTGTAGCCCCTTCAACGCAAGACGCCAGGATCAATCCGTTGCTGGACTATTTGCGCGAGCATCTGAACCAGACTCACTCCGTCGATGCGCTGGCACAACGCGCCGCTATGAGCCGGCGCACGTTCACGCGCCACTTCAGCAAGGCTACCGGCATGTCATTTAAAGAATGGTTAATCAACGAACGCCTGCAACGCACACGAGAGTTGCTGGAGAGCACCTCTTTGCCTGTGGAAACCATCTCTGATTTGGTCGGATTTCAAACCCCTACCTCACTGCGTCAGCACTTCAAACGCAGAAATCAAGTCAGTCCCAGCGAATGGAGAACCACCTTTGGATGCAGCTGA
- a CDS encoding MBL fold metallo-hydrolase, with translation MKVLAPLMVSLSLGASVPTAWSAPETVTDTTVEVQLIRNATVKIDFSGTTFLVDPMLSAKGEFPGFPGTYRSELRNPLVDLPFSAKEVLDSVEAVVVTHTHTDHWDEAAQKAIPKDLPVFTQNEADAKMIRSQGFKDVRVLDGSTTFKGVKLSKTGGQHGTDLWFADLVRSEAMGPVMGVVFSAPQTKTVYVAGDTVWRPEVDQALEQHKPDVVILNTGSALMSGFEQHPIIMGKQDTLQATKAAPNAAIVAVHMDSVNHMSLSRKELSEFVKGQKIEKSVLIPADGESMKF, from the coding sequence ATGAAAGTCCTTGCTCCCCTGATGGTCTCGCTGTCGCTTGGAGCCTCCGTGCCGACAGCTTGGTCAGCGCCTGAAACTGTGACCGATACGACAGTGGAGGTGCAATTGATCCGTAACGCAACGGTCAAGATCGACTTTTCTGGTACGACCTTTTTGGTAGATCCTATGTTGTCGGCGAAGGGGGAGTTTCCAGGCTTCCCAGGTACTTACCGAAGTGAGCTGAGAAATCCTTTGGTAGACCTGCCTTTTTCAGCGAAAGAGGTGCTCGACAGCGTAGAAGCGGTGGTCGTGACCCACACCCATACGGACCACTGGGATGAGGCTGCTCAAAAAGCGATTCCCAAGGACCTGCCTGTATTCACGCAAAACGAAGCGGATGCAAAGATGATTCGTAGTCAAGGGTTCAAAGATGTGCGCGTACTCGACGGCTCCACCACATTTAAGGGCGTGAAGCTGAGTAAGACCGGAGGCCAGCATGGCACTGATCTGTGGTTTGCAGACCTCGTGCGTTCTGAGGCGATGGGTCCAGTCATGGGCGTCGTGTTTTCTGCTCCTCAGACCAAAACGGTTTACGTGGCTGGCGACACTGTGTGGCGTCCGGAGGTGGATCAGGCGCTGGAGCAGCACAAGCCAGACGTGGTGATTCTCAACACTGGCAGCGCGCTCATGAGTGGTTTTGAGCAGCATCCCATCATCATGGGCAAGCAGGACACACTACAAGCCACAAAGGCCGCACCCAATGCGGCAATCGTGGCCGTGCATATGGATTCTGTGAACCACATGTCACTCAGCCGGAAAGAGCTGAGTGAGTTTGTGAAAGGCCAAAAAATTGAAAAAAGTGTGTTGATACCTGCGGATGGTGAGAGCATGAAGTTCTGA
- a CDS encoding cysteine hydrolase family protein produces the protein MKKALIVIDIQNDYFPGGAFTLENANEACKGTIEAIEQAKRDGWLVVGVQHVNSADAPAFKPDTEGVKIHNTIVAALGDAPIVVKSEADSFFKTNLEQIVRDAGITDLYLTGMMTQHCVTHTALSPQASDMKVHIITKGCAAPTKALSDLALQGLSARCDVV, from the coding sequence ATGAAAAAAGCATTAATCGTTATCGATATTCAGAATGATTACTTTCCTGGCGGCGCATTCACACTGGAAAATGCCAATGAAGCTTGCAAAGGGACCATTGAGGCCATTGAACAAGCGAAGCGTGATGGATGGCTAGTTGTTGGGGTCCAGCATGTCAATTCTGCCGATGCCCCAGCTTTCAAGCCCGACACCGAAGGCGTAAAAATCCACAATACCATTGTTGCCGCATTGGGCGATGCGCCCATCGTTGTAAAAAGTGAAGCCGACAGCTTCTTCAAAACAAATTTGGAGCAAATCGTGCGCGACGCTGGCATTACCGACCTTTATCTCACCGGCATGATGACTCAGCACTGTGTGACCCATACCGCACTGTCTCCACAAGCGAGCGACATGAAAGTCCATATCATCACCAAAGGCTGCGCCGCACCCACCAAGGCCTTGAGTGACTTGGCCCTGCAAGGTCTGAGTGCGCGATGCGACGTTGTATAG
- a CDS encoding BON domain-containing protein, whose translation MTNSTTISKLLAASALSFGLSAGALAEDRPSHPDLSATAGKGAAEEKTPGEANAKEVHNRGADAHKNAPDAEITKQVKAHLAAQKELQGNSISVETENGVITLTGTVSDDKQLKQAVSEAESIKGVSKVDATGLTVKTN comes from the coding sequence ATGACTAACTCAACGACTATCTCTAAGCTATTGGCAGCCTCAGCACTCAGCTTTGGGTTAAGCGCCGGCGCCCTGGCAGAGGACAGGCCCTCCCATCCTGACCTTTCCGCAACAGCCGGAAAAGGAGCAGCTGAGGAGAAAACCCCAGGAGAAGCGAACGCTAAAGAGGTACACAACCGCGGGGCCGATGCTCATAAAAACGCACCTGACGCAGAAATCACAAAGCAGGTGAAGGCTCACCTAGCCGCCCAAAAAGAACTGCAGGGCAACAGCATCTCAGTCGAAACCGAAAATGGAGTCATTACGCTCACTGGCACAGTTTCAGATGACAAGCAGCTTAAGCAGGCAGTTTCAGAGGCTGAAAGCATCAAAGGCGTGAGCAAGGTTGACGCCACCGGCTTGACAGTCAAGACCAACTAA
- a CDS encoding SOS response-associated peptidase family protein, translating into MWTGETDDKQPRLIHAKDGELLYMAAITTWQPGKNEDVEHGFAIATVASAGGIVHIHDRRPVVLTPEAAPEWTSSDTSVESALELLNTARPESAFKWYPLTRQRSNVKCQTPNTNHPTAI; encoded by the coding sequence GTGTGGACAGGGGAAACTGACGACAAGCAACCACGGCTTATTCATGCCAAGGATGGGGAACTGCTCTACATGGCCGCAATAACAACGTGGCAGCCAGGCAAAAACGAGGATGTTGAGCATGGCTTTGCCATTGCCACCGTTGCCAGCGCGGGCGGCATAGTCCATATTCACGACCGCAGACCAGTAGTTTTAACGCCAGAAGCTGCGCCAGAGTGGACTTCGTCGGACACCAGCGTCGAATCAGCGCTGGAGCTTTTGAACACTGCGCGACCTGAGTCTGCATTCAAGTGGTATCCCCTTACTCGTCAGAGGAGCAATGTGAAGTGTCAGACTCCAAACACAAATCATCCTACAGCCATATAA
- the trhA gene encoding PAQR family membrane homeostasis protein TrhA produces the protein MYYGERFNAWSHLIGAVLAVGGVSWLIVMASLTGDPWRITSTAIYGTTLVLLYLISTLYHCFKGRAKNVFRKMDHFSIYLLIAGSYTPFCLVTLRGPWGWSLFGVVWGLALIGILQDIRPRSPARILSLVIYAVMGWIVLLALGPLESSLGSEGFSWLAAGGAIYTAGIVFFVFDERFRHWHGIWHLFVLAGSAAHFLAISRYVVM, from the coding sequence ATGTATTACGGTGAACGTTTCAATGCCTGGTCACATCTGATCGGCGCAGTTCTGGCGGTAGGCGGCGTATCCTGGCTGATTGTCATGGCAAGTCTGACCGGGGATCCCTGGCGCATCACCAGCACGGCAATTTATGGCACTACGCTTGTCCTGCTGTATTTGATCTCCACCCTGTACCACTGCTTCAAGGGACGAGCTAAAAACGTATTTCGCAAGATGGATCACTTCTCCATCTATTTGCTGATTGCTGGCAGCTATACACCCTTCTGCCTGGTCACACTGCGAGGTCCTTGGGGATGGAGTCTGTTTGGTGTGGTCTGGGGCTTGGCGCTGATTGGCATTCTTCAGGATATCCGCCCCCGCTCGCCTGCACGCATATTGTCGCTGGTGATTTATGCCGTTATGGGATGGATTGTGTTGCTGGCGCTGGGGCCATTGGAATCCAGTCTGGGCTCGGAAGGATTTTCCTGGCTGGCGGCCGGTGGGGCCATTTACACGGCCGGAATTGTCTTCTTTGTGTTTGACGAGCGTTTTCGACATTGGCACGGTATTTGGCACTTATTTGTGTTGGCCGGCAGTGCAGCGCATTTTCTGGCTATATCTCGGTATGTCGTTATGTAG
- a CDS encoding YegP family protein yields the protein MKFVLYKDKSGEWRWRFKAANGNIICVSSEGYSSKQSAQHSIESVKKGMADAPVVEE from the coding sequence ATGAAATTTGTGCTTTACAAGGACAAAAGTGGTGAATGGCGGTGGCGATTCAAGGCCGCGAATGGGAACATTATTTGCGTCAGCTCCGAAGGCTACAGCAGCAAGCAGAGCGCACAGCACAGCATTGAGTCTGTGAAAAAAGGGATGGCGGATGCTCCTGTTGTCGAGGAGTAA
- a CDS encoding RidA family protein, with translation MTKSAINPSTVFNSLQYGFSQGLVVTGNRRVMLSGQVGVDAQEQTVAGGMREQTEAALDNIELVLAEVGSKIDQVIMLRIFIREDASSPQEQDEIAAALLKRFPVNPPPSSWILISGLAKPEWLIEIEAEAMLD, from the coding sequence ATGACAAAAAGCGCTATTAATCCCTCTACCGTATTCAACTCCCTGCAATACGGTTTCAGCCAAGGCCTGGTAGTCACCGGCAACCGCCGCGTCATGTTGTCTGGCCAAGTCGGTGTAGATGCTCAGGAACAAACCGTAGCTGGCGGTATGCGCGAGCAAACAGAAGCCGCCCTGGACAATATTGAACTGGTCCTGGCCGAGGTTGGCAGCAAGATTGATCAAGTGATCATGCTGCGGATCTTTATCCGGGAAGACGCAAGCTCACCGCAAGAGCAGGATGAGATCGCCGCTGCGCTATTGAAACGATTTCCTGTGAACCCACCGCCCTCTTCCTGGATCCTGATTAGCGGATTGGCCAAGCCTGAGTGGTTGATCGAGATTGAGGCTGAGGCAATGCTGGATTGA
- a CDS encoding GFA family protein has protein sequence MANNKSMIHGNCLCGAVSISLQQHKPSISACHCGICRNWSGGPFLSLESHETPVIEGEEHVRSYASSEWAERSFCDVCGTHLFYKLKAGGFHAISAGLFKDSGSWPFELQVFIDDKPDNYTFANKTREMTGEEVVKLFS, from the coding sequence ATGGCAAACAACAAATCCATGATTCACGGCAACTGCCTGTGCGGCGCCGTTTCAATCAGCTTGCAGCAGCACAAGCCTTCGATCAGTGCGTGTCATTGCGGTATCTGCCGCAACTGGTCCGGCGGCCCGTTCTTGTCGCTGGAGTCTCATGAAACCCCGGTGATCGAAGGCGAAGAACATGTACGTTCTTATGCCTCCTCGGAATGGGCGGAGAGAAGTTTTTGTGATGTATGCGGCACGCACTTGTTTTACAAGCTTAAGGCGGGTGGTTTCCATGCCATTTCTGCTGGCTTGTTCAAGGACAGCGGGAGCTGGCCGTTCGAGCTGCAGGTCTTTATTGATGACAAGCCTGATAACTATACGTTCGCTAACAAAACGCGAGAGATGACAGGCGAAGAGGTGGTTAAGCTATTTTCTTGA
- a CDS encoding lipocalin family protein, protein MKRILFLSLSALLAACASSNADLATQQDVDLNKYMGTWYEQARLPNSFQRECAGDVQANYVMEADKTITVTNRCQGVDGKEQEAIGQGRLSSSMEPADPAILEVRFAPKWLSWFPMVWGDYWIMKLEGDYQYSLVGTPDRKYLWVLSREKQADPQVVSDLLDYAAAQGFSVQKVVSTKP, encoded by the coding sequence ATGAAAAGAATCCTTTTCCTGTCGCTGTCTGCGTTACTGGCCGCTTGCGCCTCTTCCAACGCTGACCTCGCGACTCAACAAGACGTAGACCTGAACAAGTACATGGGCACCTGGTATGAGCAGGCGCGTTTACCCAATAGCTTTCAGCGTGAATGTGCCGGGGATGTGCAAGCCAATTACGTGATGGAAGCCGACAAGACGATTACCGTTACCAACCGCTGCCAAGGTGTGGACGGAAAAGAGCAGGAAGCCATTGGTCAAGGGCGACTGTCCAGTAGTATGGAACCTGCGGATCCGGCAATATTGGAAGTGCGCTTTGCTCCAAAATGGCTCTCATGGTTCCCCATGGTGTGGGGCGATTACTGGATCATGAAGCTGGAAGGGGACTATCAATACTCACTGGTAGGGACACCGGATCGGAAATATCTCTGGGTCCTGTCCCGGGAAAAACAGGCTGATCCACAAGTCGTTAGCGACTTGCTGGATTACGCTGCGGCACAAGGCTTTTCTGTGCAAAAAGTGGTATCGACCAAGCCGTAG
- a CDS encoding ABC transporter substrate-binding protein, protein MKSFLSIAATLTLALVAGVAQADRLDDIKKTGVLKVASFDSNPPFGFVDQKSRQITGLDVDFAQALADKLGVKLEVLPTNPANRVPLLTSNKVDLVLANFTITEERAKQVDFSIPYFASGQQFLAKKGVLSSPEQLNSLRIGVDKGTVNEIVLREKYPQAKLVAYDDTPFAFTALRNGNVQAITQDGPKLIGLLANVPDKENYEIPAFSISEDLIGIGIPKGETALKSFVDETLLELETQGKAQAIYDVWFGPQSKTPLERLYRIGQQQ, encoded by the coding sequence ATGAAGTCGTTTTTAAGCATTGCCGCGACCCTTACCCTGGCGTTGGTGGCTGGAGTGGCCCAGGCTGATCGTCTGGATGACATCAAGAAAACGGGTGTCTTGAAAGTAGCGTCTTTCGACAGCAATCCACCGTTTGGTTTTGTGGATCAGAAGTCCCGCCAGATCACCGGTCTGGATGTGGATTTTGCTCAGGCTCTGGCTGACAAGCTGGGCGTGAAGCTGGAAGTCTTGCCAACCAATCCGGCCAATCGTGTGCCGCTGTTGACGTCTAATAAAGTAGACCTGGTTCTGGCTAACTTCACCATCACGGAAGAGCGCGCCAAGCAGGTTGATTTCAGCATTCCGTACTTTGCATCAGGTCAGCAGTTCCTGGCTAAGAAAGGCGTCTTGTCCTCGCCCGAGCAGTTGAACTCGCTGCGTATTGGTGTGGATAAAGGTACGGTCAATGAGATCGTCCTGCGTGAAAAATACCCTCAGGCCAAGCTGGTTGCCTATGACGATACGCCCTTCGCCTTTACCGCTTTGCGTAACGGCAATGTGCAGGCCATCACTCAGGATGGTCCCAAGCTGATTGGTTTGCTGGCCAATGTGCCGGACAAGGAAAACTATGAGATCCCGGCCTTCAGCATTTCCGAGGACTTGATCGGTATTGGTATCCCCAAGGGCGAGACAGCACTGAAGTCCTTTGTGGATGAAACCTTGCTGGAGCTGGAAACCCAGGGCAAGGCACAAGCCATTTACGACGTCTGGTTTGGCCCTCAGTCCAAAACGCCGCTGGAGCGTTTGTACCGCATCGGTCAGCAACAGTAA
- a CDS encoding amino acid ABC transporter permease, with amino-acid sequence MPSSDFWLAPHYVGWLLQGFWVTIQLSLVVSFAATVLGFLVCIARLSPFAWLAWPVRAYLSLFRNTPLLVQLFFWYFGASALMPPELVQWLNTQHVLQLVLFDVHWPSFEMLAAFVGLTIYTTAFVAEEFRSGVRAVRTGQWAAAASLGMSSIQVWRYVVMPQALRNTFPSLIGQYMNVIKNTSLTMAIGLAELSYASRQVETETFKTFQSFGIATLLYVLLVMLVEVGGQWLQRHRLQVRGGL; translated from the coding sequence ATGCCGTCTTCTGATTTCTGGCTGGCACCCCACTATGTGGGCTGGTTGCTGCAAGGGTTCTGGGTCACGATTCAGCTCTCTTTAGTTGTCTCCTTCGCTGCAACTGTTTTGGGTTTTCTGGTGTGTATTGCTAGGTTGTCGCCCTTTGCCTGGTTGGCCTGGCCGGTACGTGCTTACCTGAGTCTGTTCCGTAATACACCCTTGTTGGTGCAATTGTTCTTCTGGTATTTCGGGGCCTCGGCCTTGATGCCGCCGGAGCTGGTTCAATGGTTGAATACTCAGCATGTCTTGCAGTTGGTCTTGTTCGATGTGCATTGGCCCAGTTTCGAGATGCTGGCCGCCTTTGTGGGTTTGACGATCTACACCACGGCGTTTGTGGCTGAAGAGTTCCGCTCCGGCGTGCGGGCTGTTCGCACAGGTCAATGGGCCGCCGCTGCTTCCTTGGGCATGTCTTCCATACAGGTCTGGCGCTATGTGGTGATGCCGCAGGCTTTACGCAATACCTTTCCCTCGCTGATCGGGCAGTACATGAATGTCATCAAGAACACCTCGCTGACCATGGCTATCGGCTTGGCAGAGCTGTCATATGCCTCACGTCAGGTGGAAACTGAAACCTTCAAGACCTTCCAGTCCTTTGGGATTGCAACGCTGTTGTATGTCTTGCTGGTCATGCTGGTGGAGGTAGGTGGGCAGTGGTTGCAGCGTCATCGTCTGCAAGTGCGAGGTGGGCTGTAA
- a CDS encoding amino acid ABC transporter permease, whose product MNFDVIHDNLLYFLVGAYPHGPLGGAALTLLLSVLSASLSAVLGLVFGVALVLSRGVAHTALLLFLGFFRAIPVIMLIFWVYFLLPILFKVDVPGLFTVVCALSLIGGAYLAHSVFAGISSLPAGQWQAGKALGLKTAQIMKSIILPQALPVMLPSFINQWVALIKDTSLAYVIGVAELSFVATQVSNRVMVHPTEIFLFVGLMYYVICATLELIANRVARRYDKHLRLDGK is encoded by the coding sequence ATGAACTTCGACGTAATTCATGACAACCTGCTGTACTTCCTGGTGGGGGCGTATCCGCATGGCCCTTTAGGTGGGGCGGCGCTGACTCTCTTGTTAAGCGTGCTATCGGCTAGCTTGTCGGCCGTTCTGGGGCTGGTTTTTGGGGTGGCTCTGGTTTTGAGCCGCGGTGTGGCGCATACCGCTTTGCTGCTGTTTCTGGGCTTTTTCCGCGCCATCCCCGTCATCATGCTGATTTTCTGGGTGTATTTTCTGCTGCCCATTCTGTTCAAGGTGGATGTGCCGGGCTTGTTTACCGTGGTCTGCGCCTTGTCCTTGATTGGCGGTGCGTATCTGGCGCACTCGGTGTTTGCGGGCATCAGCAGCTTGCCGGCGGGGCAATGGCAAGCGGGCAAGGCCCTGGGCCTGAAAACCGCTCAAATCATGAAGTCCATCATCCTGCCGCAAGCCTTGCCGGTGATGCTGCCTTCTTTTATTAATCAGTGGGTTGCCTTGATCAAGGACACCTCGCTGGCCTATGTCATTGGCGTGGCGGAACTGTCTTTTGTGGCCACTCAGGTCAGTAATCGGGTCATGGTGCACCCTACTGAAATTTTCTTGTTTGTCGGGCTGATGTACTACGTGATTTGCGCAACGCTGGAGTTGATTGCGAATCGGGTGGCCCGACGTTATGACAAACATCTGCGACTGGATGGCAAATGA
- a CDS encoding amino acid ABC transporter ATP-binding protein, with translation MIRIDSVSKWYGTFQVLKDCTAQVDRQEVVVVCGPSGSGKSTLLKTVNGLEPFQQGRIVVDGISVGDPATNLPDLRSRVGMVFQNFELFPHLNVLANLTLAQRKVLGRERDEANDRALLYLDRVGLKALADRYPASLSGGQQQRVAIARALCMDPVCMLFDEPTSALDPEMVNEVLDVMVSLAEEGMTMMCVTHEMGFARKVADRMIFMDQGQILEDVPTDVFFGDLEGRPQRVQTFLSKELRL, from the coding sequence ATGATCCGTATCGATAGTGTTTCCAAGTGGTATGGCACGTTTCAGGTGCTCAAGGATTGCACGGCCCAAGTGGACCGTCAGGAAGTGGTGGTGGTGTGCGGGCCTTCGGGCTCCGGCAAGTCCACCTTGTTGAAAACCGTCAATGGTCTGGAACCGTTTCAGCAGGGCAGGATTGTTGTGGATGGGATTTCCGTCGGCGACCCGGCGACGAATCTGCCAGACTTGCGCAGCCGAGTCGGGATGGTTTTTCAGAACTTCGAGCTGTTTCCGCATTTAAATGTCTTGGCCAATCTGACTTTGGCACAGCGTAAAGTGCTGGGCCGGGAGCGGGACGAAGCGAATGATCGGGCTTTGCTGTACCTGGATCGGGTGGGCCTGAAAGCGTTGGCGGATCGTTATCCAGCTAGCTTGTCGGGCGGGCAGCAACAGCGTGTCGCCATTGCACGGGCCTTGTGCATGGACCCGGTCTGCATGCTGTTTGATGAGCCTACCTCGGCCTTGGACCCGGAAATGGTCAACGAGGTGCTGGACGTGATGGTCAGCTTGGCGGAAGAGGGCATGACCATGATGTGCGTCACCCATGAAATGGGCTTTGCCCGCAAAGTGGCGGATCGGATGATTTTCATGGATCAGGGCCAGATTCTGGAGGACGTGCCTACGGATGTGTTTTTTGGTGATCTGGAGGGCCGACCACAGCGCGTGCAAACCTTCTTGTCCAAGGAACTACGTCTGTAG